The Nocardia higoensis genome has a segment encoding these proteins:
- a CDS encoding DUF58 domain-containing protein, with the protein MRHRDAAATVEAELRWRPAALAYMLAGCAAVALLTAVVFARWQPVVFAAPLLGVLASAPWQRSRTVIGLDGGGVQRCFETERMEYSVAAYVESGYALLRLAPEPLTGLDITVEQAGDSGAGPAGLRLSLSAARWGRYPLSVRVTALSPSGLATASEILPAGQLYVYPVTDPQRMRMPRTELPERLGTHLTRRHGPGVEYADIRVYSPGDQLRTVNWPVSARRGRLFITERLTNRSADVVVLIDTSLQAPGPATDALELSVRGAAQVVQSTLSAGDRTAVVCLGDQPRWLRPDIGRRQFYRIVDTVLAVGDEHIPTTGTLAPHAAVPLGAIIVAFSTLLDTQFALALIDLRKRGHVVVVVDVLRGTPFRDELDPTLARMWHLERATMYRDMAAVGVDIVGWSQDVRLDQAMRLLPAHRRSTRIRR; encoded by the coding sequence ATGAGACACCGTGATGCCGCCGCCACCGTCGAGGCCGAACTGCGTTGGCGGCCGGCCGCATTGGCGTACATGCTCGCCGGGTGCGCGGCGGTCGCCCTGCTGACGGCGGTGGTGTTCGCGCGCTGGCAGCCGGTGGTGTTCGCGGCGCCGCTGCTGGGGGTACTGGCCTCGGCGCCCTGGCAGCGTTCGCGCACGGTGATCGGCCTCGACGGCGGCGGCGTCCAGCGCTGTTTCGAAACCGAGCGGATGGAGTACTCGGTCGCGGCGTATGTGGAGTCGGGGTACGCGTTGCTTCGACTCGCGCCCGAGCCGTTGACCGGCCTGGACATCACCGTCGAGCAGGCAGGCGATTCCGGGGCCGGGCCGGCCGGACTTCGCCTGAGCCTGTCGGCCGCGCGGTGGGGCCGGTATCCGTTGTCGGTGCGCGTCACCGCCCTGAGCCCCTCGGGGTTGGCGACCGCGAGCGAGATTCTGCCCGCCGGACAGCTCTACGTGTATCCGGTGACCGACCCCCAGCGCATGCGGATGCCCAGAACCGAACTGCCCGAACGCCTCGGCACCCACCTCACCCGCAGGCACGGGCCCGGCGTCGAGTACGCCGACATCCGCGTGTACAGCCCCGGCGACCAGTTGCGCACGGTGAACTGGCCGGTCAGCGCCCGGCGCGGGCGGTTGTTCATCACCGAGCGCCTGACCAACCGCTCGGCCGATGTCGTCGTCCTGATCGACACCTCGCTGCAAGCCCCGGGCCCGGCCACCGACGCGCTGGAACTGTCGGTGCGCGGCGCGGCCCAGGTCGTCCAGTCCACCCTCTCGGCGGGCGACCGCACCGCCGTGGTCTGCCTCGGCGATCAGCCGCGCTGGCTGCGTCCCGACATCGGCCGCCGCCAGTTCTACCGCATCGTCGACACCGTGCTCGCCGTCGGCGACGAACACATCCCCACCACCGGCACCCTCGCCCCGCACGCCGCCGTCCCGCTCGGCGCGATCATCGTCGCCTTCTCCACCCTGCTCGACACGCAGTTCGCGCTCGCCCTGATCGATCTGCGCAAACGCGGGCACGTCGTGGTGGTGGTGGATGTGCTGCGCGGCACCCCCTTCCGCGACGAACTCGATCCCACCCTGGCCCGCATGTGGCATCTGGAGCGCGCCACCATGTACCGCGACATGGCCGCTGTCGGCGTCGACATCGTCGGCTGGTCGCAGGATGTGCGCCTCGACCAGGCCATGCGCCTGCTGCCCGCCCACCGCCGAAGCACCCGGATCCGCCGATGA
- a CDS encoding acyl-CoA dehydrogenase family protein, translating into MFIDLTAEQRALRDELRSYFADLVTPEEEAEMAINRHGDAYRAVVRRMGSDGWLGVGWPKEFGGQGFGPVEQQIFYNEAVRADVPLPLVTLLTVGPTLQTYGTEEQKQKFLPGILSGDIHFAIGYSEPEAGTDLAALRTSAVRDSSGDWIVNGQKIFTTGAHEADYVWLACRTGTVESRHRGITILIVDTSDPGYSWTPIITCDGAHHTNATYFDNVRVPANMLVGEENRGWRLITTQLNHERVGLGPSGKIEQLYDRMRDWAKSQGALAEPDVRRALAKVHSMVRRNELLNWQVAGTAERADADQAQVIADASATKVFSTESLQEAGRLVEEVVGRFGDPADPATAELMGWLDRRTKQNLVVTFGGGVNEVMRELVATAGLNLPRVPR; encoded by the coding sequence ATGTTCATCGATCTGACCGCCGAGCAGCGTGCGCTGCGCGACGAATTGCGTTCCTACTTCGCCGATCTCGTCACGCCCGAGGAAGAGGCGGAGATGGCGATCAACCGCCACGGCGACGCCTACCGCGCGGTGGTGCGCCGGATGGGCAGCGACGGCTGGCTCGGCGTGGGCTGGCCCAAGGAGTTCGGCGGGCAGGGCTTCGGTCCGGTCGAACAGCAGATCTTCTACAACGAGGCGGTGCGCGCCGATGTGCCGCTGCCGCTGGTGACGCTGCTGACCGTCGGCCCCACCCTGCAGACCTACGGCACCGAGGAGCAGAAGCAGAAGTTCCTGCCCGGCATCCTCAGCGGCGACATCCACTTCGCGATCGGCTACTCCGAGCCGGAGGCCGGCACCGATCTTGCCGCGCTGCGCACCAGCGCGGTCCGCGACAGCAGCGGCGACTGGATCGTCAACGGCCAGAAGATCTTCACCACCGGCGCGCACGAAGCCGACTACGTCTGGCTGGCCTGCCGCACCGGCACCGTGGAGTCGCGTCACCGCGGGATCACCATCCTGATCGTGGACACCTCCGACCCCGGCTACTCCTGGACGCCGATCATCACCTGCGACGGCGCCCACCACACCAACGCCACCTATTTCGACAATGTGCGCGTGCCCGCGAACATGCTCGTCGGCGAGGAGAACCGGGGCTGGCGGCTGATCACCACCCAGCTCAATCACGAGCGGGTCGGGCTGGGTCCGTCCGGCAAGATCGAGCAGCTCTACGACCGGATGCGCGACTGGGCGAAGAGTCAGGGCGCGCTCGCCGAACCGGACGTGCGCCGGGCACTGGCCAAGGTGCACTCGATGGTGCGGCGCAACGAACTGCTGAACTGGCAGGTCGCGGGCACCGCCGAACGCGCCGACGCCGACCAGGCGCAGGTCATCGCCGACGCCTCGGCGACCAAGGTGTTCTCCACCGAATCGCTGCAGGAGGCGGGCAGGCTGGTCGAGGAAGTGGTGGGCCGCTTCGGCGACCCGGCCGATCCCGCGACCGCCGAGCTGATGGGCTGGCTGGACCGGCGCACCAAACAGAACCTGGTGGTCACCTTCGGCGGCGGCGTCAACGAGGTCATGCGTGAACTGGTCGCCACCGCCGGGCTGAACCTGCCGCGCGTGCCGCGCTGA
- a CDS encoding alpha/beta fold hydrolase, with amino-acid sequence MPIATLNGIALSYDVSGTGPLVVMVMGAGSPGRVWRTYQVPALVAAGFRVATMDNRGIAPSAECAGGMRVEDLVDDTAALIEHLGGGPAHVVGTSMGARVVQELALARPELVRKAVMLATVGRQHPLARTLNLGEQALHDKRVQLPPEYAAAIKTMLNLSPHTVQDPAKAQEWLDIFEFGASASPSAGVRAQLGMDRSQDRLAAYAGITAPSLVVGFADDRMAPAFLGREVAAAIPGSRYVEIERCGHYGYLERPDEVNRTIIDFLLGR; translated from the coding sequence ATGCCCATAGCCACCCTCAACGGGATCGCCCTCAGCTACGACGTGAGCGGCACGGGGCCGCTGGTCGTGATGGTCATGGGAGCAGGCAGTCCCGGACGAGTATGGCGCACCTATCAGGTGCCCGCGCTGGTCGCGGCCGGATTCCGGGTCGCGACCATGGACAACCGCGGTATCGCGCCCTCGGCCGAGTGCGCAGGCGGCATGCGCGTGGAGGACCTGGTCGACGACACGGCCGCGCTGATCGAACACCTCGGCGGCGGCCCCGCGCACGTGGTGGGCACTTCGATGGGCGCGCGGGTGGTGCAGGAGCTGGCGCTGGCCCGCCCCGAACTCGTGCGCAAGGCGGTCATGCTCGCCACCGTCGGCCGTCAGCATCCGCTCGCGCGCACACTGAATCTGGGCGAGCAGGCATTGCACGACAAGCGCGTCCAACTGCCGCCCGAATACGCGGCGGCGATCAAGACGATGCTCAACCTCTCCCCGCACACCGTGCAGGACCCCGCCAAGGCCCAGGAGTGGCTCGACATCTTCGAGTTCGGCGCCTCCGCGTCACCGTCCGCGGGCGTGCGCGCCCAGCTGGGGATGGACCGGTCGCAAGACCGGCTCGCCGCGTACGCGGGGATCACCGCCCCGAGCCTGGTCGTCGGATTCGCCGACGACCGCATGGCCCCGGCGTTCCTCGGCCGGGAGGTGGCCGCGGCCATCCCCGGCTCCCGTTACGTCGAGATCGAGCGCTGCGGCCACTACGGCTATCTGGAACGGCCTGACGAGGTCAACCGCACGATCATCGACTTCCTGCTGGGCCGCTGA
- a CDS encoding TetR/AcrR family transcriptional regulator: MTISTADRRSRIADAAVSVIAEHGLRALTHRALDNALDLPPGSVSYYFRTRAALLMAVTDRITERSRTEFEAADLGLDGADAEPSTTEVTRGVAAWLDRLLRTRRADLLARHTLIVDGHTDQQVRDRLAGALFSVERARELFSAWGIEDRRAAEDFVAMLEGAVFDRFAGRRRALAPGTADSVEQLSGLIGNYLRGLRTR; this comes from the coding sequence GTGACAATATCCACAGCGGACCGGCGTTCCCGGATCGCGGACGCGGCCGTCTCGGTGATCGCCGAGCACGGGCTGCGCGCGCTCACGCATCGCGCCCTCGACAATGCCCTCGACCTGCCGCCCGGCTCGGTGTCCTACTACTTCCGCACCAGGGCCGCCCTGCTCATGGCGGTCACCGACCGGATAACGGAACGCTCACGCACAGAATTCGAGGCCGCGGATCTCGGCCTCGACGGCGCGGACGCCGAGCCGTCCACCACCGAGGTGACGCGCGGCGTCGCCGCATGGCTGGACCGGCTGCTGCGCACCCGGCGGGCGGACCTGCTCGCCCGGCACACGCTGATCGTCGACGGCCACACCGACCAACAGGTGCGCGACCGGCTGGCAGGCGCCCTGTTCTCGGTGGAGCGGGCGCGAGAGCTGTTCTCGGCATGGGGAATCGAGGATCGGCGGGCGGCCGAGGACTTCGTTGCCATGCTCGAGGGCGCGGTGTTCGACCGGTTCGCCGGTAGGCGCCGCGCGCTGGCGCCCGGCACGGCCGACAGCGTCGAACAACTCTCCGGCCTCATCGGAAACTACCTGCGCGGTCTCCGAACTCGGTGA
- a CDS encoding AAA family ATPase gives MTMPLEATVQRADAVLRELSRVVVGKQEELRLIMIAVLSGGHVLIEDLPGLGKTLIARSFAAALGLEFTRVQFTPDLLPADLLGSTIYDMNSGRFNFRRGPVFTNVLLADEVNRTPPKTQAALLEAMAEGQVSMDGETFPLPQPFIVLATDNPIEYEGTYPLPEAQLDRFAVQLRLGYLSEQDETQMIRRRLERGSVQPEVNRVVDAHTLLEMRQAVEYVTVHPDVVGYVVALASATRGHPQVEVGASPRAELDLVQMARARALLLGRDYVIPEDVKVLAIPAMAHRITLRPEMWVRRVRGEDVIGELLRRLPVPRATAT, from the coding sequence ATGACCATGCCACTGGAGGCGACCGTTCAGCGCGCCGACGCGGTCCTGCGGGAACTGTCCCGCGTCGTCGTCGGCAAGCAGGAGGAGTTGCGGCTGATCATGATCGCCGTGCTCTCCGGCGGCCACGTCCTCATCGAGGATCTGCCGGGGCTCGGCAAGACGCTGATCGCCCGCTCGTTCGCCGCGGCGCTCGGCCTGGAATTCACCCGCGTGCAGTTCACCCCGGACCTGCTGCCCGCCGACCTGCTCGGCTCCACCATCTACGACATGAACTCCGGCCGGTTCAACTTCCGCCGCGGCCCGGTGTTCACCAATGTCCTGCTGGCCGACGAGGTCAACCGCACTCCACCCAAGACCCAGGCCGCGCTGCTGGAGGCGATGGCCGAGGGACAGGTCAGCATGGACGGCGAAACCTTCCCGCTGCCACAGCCTTTCATCGTGCTCGCCACCGACAACCCGATCGAGTACGAGGGCACCTATCCGCTGCCGGAGGCGCAGCTGGACCGCTTCGCCGTGCAGTTGCGGCTGGGCTATCTGTCCGAGCAGGACGAGACACAGATGATCCGGCGCAGGCTCGAACGCGGCTCGGTGCAGCCGGAGGTCAACCGGGTCGTCGACGCGCACACGCTGCTGGAGATGCGCCAGGCCGTCGAGTACGTCACGGTGCATCCGGATGTGGTCGGCTACGTGGTGGCGCTGGCGAGCGCGACCCGAGGGCATCCGCAGGTGGAGGTCGGTGCGAGCCCCCGTGCGGAATTGGACCTGGTGCAGATGGCGCGGGCCCGCGCACTGCTGCTCGGCCGCGACTACGTCATCCCCGAAGACGTGAAGGTGCTGGCCATCCCGGCGATGGCCCACCGCATCACGCTGCGTCCGGAGATGTGGGTGCGGCGGGTGCGCGGGGAGGATGTGATCGGCGAACTGCTGCGCAGGCTGCCGGTGCCGCGCGCCACCGCGACCTGA
- a CDS encoding MaoC family dehydratase: MTPTTAVSPFPTGVEVGTALPELVIHADPTFVISTALATRDFQDVHHDRDKAVARGSKDIFVNILTDTGLVQRFVTDWAGPRAIVKSIALRLGVPLYAGDTLTLTGTVTEISGGDLTIAVMGRDSLGDHITATAVIAVNNGFAGGSHE, translated from the coding sequence ATGACCCCGACCACTGCGGTGTCGCCGTTTCCCACCGGCGTCGAGGTGGGCACGGCCCTGCCCGAGCTGGTGATCCACGCCGATCCCACCTTCGTGATCAGCACGGCGCTGGCCACCCGCGATTTCCAGGATGTGCACCACGACCGCGACAAGGCGGTCGCGCGTGGATCGAAGGACATCTTCGTCAACATCCTCACCGACACCGGTCTGGTGCAGCGCTTCGTCACCGACTGGGCGGGTCCGCGCGCCATCGTGAAGTCCATCGCCCTGCGGCTGGGCGTCCCGCTCTACGCGGGCGACACCCTGACCCTCACCGGCACCGTCACCGAGATCTCCGGTGGCGACCTGACCATCGCCGTCATGGGCCGCGACAGCCTCGGCGACCACATCACGGCGACCGCGGTCATCGCCGTCAACAACGGTTTCGCCGGAGGCAGTCATGAGTGA
- a CDS encoding bifunctional MaoC family dehydratase N-terminal/OB-fold nucleic acid binding domain-containing protein: MPETATPEDIAAAAEKIIAAGESAPRLARDPVNQPMINNWVEAIGDTNPIYVDDAAARAAGHPGIVAPPAMAQVWTMLGLNGVRPPDDPMTATNDLLDAAGYTSVVGTNCEQIYHRYLVPGEQVTVTSKLDSCTGPKRTGLGEGWFVTYRTCWYVGDELVTEMLFRILKFAPETAAAQPPPEAKDKPAGDRVKPLVSHDTEFFWEGTKLGELRIQKLPDGSLRHPPVPAIWKDKSEQTDYVVATGRGTVFSYVVHHAPKVPGRQLPFVVALVELDEGVRMLGELRGIDPADVRVGLAVEVGFEQLDDDATLPYWKVSS, from the coding sequence GTGCCGGAAACCGCAACGCCGGAGGACATCGCGGCCGCCGCCGAGAAGATCATCGCGGCGGGGGAGTCCGCGCCGCGCCTGGCGCGCGACCCGGTCAACCAGCCCATGATCAACAACTGGGTGGAGGCGATCGGCGACACCAACCCGATCTACGTCGACGACGCGGCCGCCCGCGCCGCCGGCCACCCCGGCATCGTCGCCCCGCCCGCGATGGCCCAGGTGTGGACCATGCTCGGACTCAACGGCGTCCGCCCGCCCGACGACCCGATGACCGCCACCAACGACCTGCTCGACGCCGCGGGCTACACCTCGGTGGTGGGCACCAACTGCGAGCAGATCTACCACCGCTACCTGGTGCCCGGCGAGCAGGTCACCGTGACCAGCAAGCTCGACTCCTGCACCGGCCCCAAACGCACCGGCCTGGGCGAGGGCTGGTTCGTCACCTACCGCACCTGCTGGTACGTCGGCGACGAACTGGTCACCGAGATGTTGTTCCGCATCCTGAAATTCGCGCCCGAGACAGCGGCCGCGCAGCCGCCGCCGGAGGCGAAGGACAAGCCCGCCGGGGATCGCGTCAAACCGCTGGTCTCGCACGACACCGAGTTCTTCTGGGAAGGAACGAAACTCGGCGAACTGCGCATCCAGAAGCTGCCCGACGGCTCGCTGCGGCACCCGCCTGTCCCGGCGATCTGGAAGGACAAGTCCGAGCAGACCGACTATGTCGTGGCCACCGGCCGGGGCACCGTCTTCAGCTACGTGGTGCACCACGCGCCGAAGGTGCCGGGGCGGCAGCTGCCGTTCGTCGTCGCCCTGGTCGAACTGGACGAAGGCGTGCGGATGCTCGGTGAACTGCGCGGCATCGATCCCGCGGACGTGCGGGTCGGGCTGGCGGTCGAGGTCGGCTTCGAACAGCTCGACGACGACGCCACGCTGCCCTACTGGAAGGTGAGCTCATGA
- a CDS encoding zinc ribbon domain-containing protein YjdM: protein MTAELPPCPACSCEYTYEMGALLVCPECAHEWTAAAGDDTAEDGVIRDAVGNVLSDGDTVTVIKTLKVKGSPTGIKAGTKVRNIRLVAGIGDHDIDCKVDGIGPMQLKSSVVKKV from the coding sequence ATGACCGCGGAACTCCCACCCTGCCCCGCCTGCTCCTGCGAATACACCTATGAGATGGGCGCGCTGCTCGTCTGCCCCGAATGCGCGCACGAATGGACCGCGGCTGCCGGGGATGACACCGCCGAGGACGGGGTGATCCGGGATGCCGTCGGCAATGTGCTGTCCGACGGCGACACCGTGACAGTGATCAAGACGCTGAAGGTGAAAGGCAGCCCGACCGGAATCAAGGCGGGCACCAAGGTCCGCAACATCCGGCTGGTCGCCGGGATCGGCGACCACGACATCGACTGCAAGGTCGACGGCATCGGCCCGATGCAGCTGAAATCCAGCGTGGTCAAGAAGGTCTGA
- a CDS encoding lipid-transfer protein, with protein sequence MSEQRPLSRRAAIVGIGATDFSKESGRSELRLAAEAVTAALADAGLTPADVDGLTTFTMDNNTQAAVARATGIPQLRFFSHIGYGGGAACATVQQAAMAVATGVADVVVAYRAFNERSVSRFGQFSTALATAPTSSGIDAGWSYPHGLGTPAAQVAMVARRYMHVYGATSADFGRIAVADRKHAAVNPDAFFYGKPITLDDHQNSRWIAEPLHLLDCCQESDGGVAIVVTSVERARDLPHRPAVIAGAAQGSGADQYVMTSYYRDALTGLPEMGLVGEQLWAQSGLGPQDMQAAILYDHFTPFVLMQLEELGFCARGEAKDFIADGAIEIGGRLPLNTHGGQLGEAYIHGMNGITEAVRQIRGTSVNQVDALENILVTAGTGVPTSGLVLSAN encoded by the coding sequence ATGAGTGAACAGCGACCGCTGAGCCGCCGCGCCGCCATCGTGGGGATCGGCGCGACCGACTTCTCCAAGGAGTCCGGCCGTAGTGAACTGCGCTTGGCCGCCGAGGCGGTCACCGCCGCGCTCGCCGACGCGGGATTGACCCCCGCCGACGTGGACGGCCTGACCACGTTCACCATGGACAACAACACCCAGGCCGCCGTCGCCCGCGCCACCGGTATTCCGCAGCTGAGGTTCTTCAGCCACATCGGCTACGGCGGCGGCGCGGCCTGCGCGACCGTCCAGCAGGCCGCGATGGCGGTGGCCACCGGAGTCGCCGACGTGGTCGTCGCCTACCGCGCCTTCAACGAACGCTCGGTGTCGCGCTTCGGCCAGTTCTCCACCGCCCTGGCGACCGCGCCCACCTCCTCGGGCATCGACGCGGGCTGGTCCTACCCGCACGGCCTGGGCACACCCGCCGCGCAGGTGGCGATGGTCGCCCGCCGCTACATGCACGTCTACGGCGCCACCAGCGCGGATTTCGGCCGCATCGCCGTCGCCGACCGCAAGCACGCCGCCGTCAATCCCGACGCCTTCTTCTACGGCAAGCCGATCACCCTCGACGACCATCAGAACTCCCGGTGGATCGCCGAGCCGCTGCACCTGCTCGACTGCTGCCAGGAGTCCGACGGCGGTGTGGCGATCGTGGTGACCAGCGTCGAACGCGCCCGCGACCTGCCCCACCGTCCCGCGGTGATCGCGGGCGCGGCCCAGGGCAGCGGCGCCGACCAGTACGTCATGACCAGCTACTACCGCGACGCGCTCACCGGTCTGCCGGAGATGGGCCTGGTCGGCGAACAACTCTGGGCGCAGAGCGGTCTCGGCCCGCAGGACATGCAGGCCGCCATCCTCTACGACCACTTCACCCCCTTCGTCCTCATGCAGCTCGAGGAACTCGGCTTCTGCGCCCGCGGCGAAGCCAAGGACTTCATCGCCGACGGCGCCATCGAGATCGGCGGCCGCCTGCCGCTCAACACCCACGGCGGCCAGCTCGGCGAGGCCTACATCCACGGCATGAACGGCATCACCGAAGCGGTCCGTCAGATCCGCGGCACGTCGGTCAACCAGGTCGACGCGCTGGAGAACATCCTGGTCACCGCGGGCACCGGCGTCCCCACCTCGGGCCTGGTCCTCAGCGCGAACTGA
- a CDS encoding DUF4129 domain-containing protein yields the protein MIVVRAHVPIYRVIGAVALIAVATVALRGHIPGAPATEATSDSGPSALTVAVMPVLLTVSIVVLLAGVLASKHQLPLSMPEPEHETEPLNLRWSRDWLIVPAALAGLGAVLMAVSALFLVRIGGGAPAAPSGVDAPSGGEPTGTPTLGPGTTTQLTGAELRLAIVAAVVLVAVACLGLVVVGVTARRPPAPSAPAERPAQPTEEESLARAAEMGLAAMNAPGQDPRTAIIACYVAMERGLASDRTAAPKASDTPMEVLARAFASGKLHDASARELVAMFEEARFSPHAMLEWQRMRAEQLLRVVLADLQGATLRSVAAPGEGG from the coding sequence ATGATCGTGGTACGGGCGCATGTGCCGATATACCGCGTGATCGGGGCGGTCGCGTTGATCGCGGTCGCCACCGTTGCCCTGCGCGGGCACATCCCCGGCGCACCGGCCACCGAGGCGACCTCCGATTCCGGCCCGTCCGCGCTGACCGTCGCGGTGATGCCGGTGTTGCTGACCGTCTCCATCGTGGTCCTGCTGGCGGGCGTGCTGGCCAGTAAGCACCAGTTGCCGTTGAGCATGCCCGAACCCGAGCACGAGACAGAACCGCTGAATCTGCGGTGGAGCCGTGACTGGCTGATCGTGCCCGCCGCGCTCGCGGGACTCGGCGCGGTCCTGATGGCCGTCTCAGCCTTGTTCCTGGTACGGATCGGCGGTGGCGCTCCGGCGGCCCCGTCCGGCGTGGACGCGCCGTCCGGCGGTGAGCCGACGGGCACGCCCACCCTCGGTCCCGGCACGACCACCCAGCTCACCGGCGCGGAACTGCGGCTGGCGATCGTGGCCGCGGTGGTGCTGGTCGCGGTGGCCTGCCTCGGTCTGGTGGTCGTCGGTGTCACGGCTCGCCGCCCACCCGCGCCGAGCGCGCCCGCCGAACGACCCGCTCAGCCGACCGAAGAGGAATCGCTGGCCAGGGCCGCCGAAATGGGCCTGGCGGCGATGAACGCGCCCGGCCAGGATCCGCGCACCGCCATCATCGCCTGCTATGTCGCGATGGAACGAGGTCTGGCCTCGGATCGGACCGCCGCTCCGAAGGCCTCCGACACTCCGATGGAGGTATTGGCCCGCGCCTTCGCCAGCGGCAAGCTGCACGACGCCTCCGCCAGGGAACTGGTCGCCATGTTCGAGGAGGCCAGGTTCAGCCCGCACGCGATGCTCGAATGGCAGCGCATGCGCGCCGAGCAACTGCTGCGCGTCGTGCTCGCCGACCTGCAGGGCGCGACGCTGAGGAGCGTGGCAGCGCCGGGGGAGGGCGGATGA
- the zapE gene encoding cell division protein ZapE, giving the protein MSAAEREGDRPGAGQSAPTGEAVDSGRGSRRFDLDAAQRAAADRLAALLDRRGHPRRGGGGVYLYGPPGRGKTMLMDRFFTGTFSKRKRRWHFHEFFAHLHAAATTTSTVADAVTRLIGDAELICFDEFHVHDIGDAMLVARLLDAVFDRRVPLVVTSNYPPADLLPNPLFHDRFLPAIARITEHMTVVALDGPQDYRRLRAEVARHRAAGTVMPSHGPQTLADQLPGGVVERMDDLGDERAEVYGAGGARLRGTAPPPTGPACAGSGSGKDGLRRSVAGVARIHGRRADGPDPCTGFAAGIYSVGGTPSFPGTTVVRVGARAFTVRSAANATLAADFAELCGAELSAADYVALAARFERWIVVGVPRLREVPPDQAMRWVNLVDVLYDADRTLTVHAAVPLEELATGVARVAGVADLGRTVSRLYEISHHRDARAG; this is encoded by the coding sequence GTGAGTGCGGCTGAGCGGGAAGGCGACCGTCCAGGGGCGGGGCAGTCGGCGCCGACGGGAGAGGCGGTGGACAGCGGGCGCGGCTCCCGCCGATTCGACCTCGACGCGGCCCAACGCGCGGCGGCGGATCGCCTGGCCGCCCTGCTCGACAGGCGCGGACATCCACGGCGGGGCGGCGGCGGGGTCTACCTGTACGGCCCGCCCGGTCGCGGGAAGACGATGCTGATGGACCGGTTCTTCACCGGTACCTTCTCGAAACGCAAGCGCCGCTGGCACTTCCACGAGTTCTTCGCGCACTTGCACGCCGCCGCCACGACGACGAGCACGGTCGCCGACGCGGTTACCCGGCTGATCGGCGATGCCGAACTGATCTGCTTCGACGAATTCCACGTCCACGACATCGGCGACGCGATGCTTGTCGCGCGCCTGCTCGACGCCGTGTTCGATCGTCGCGTTCCGCTCGTTGTCACCTCGAACTACCCGCCCGCGGATCTGCTCCCCAACCCCTTGTTCCACGACCGCTTCCTGCCCGCTATCGCCCGCATCACCGAGCACATGACAGTGGTCGCGCTCGACGGCCCACAGGACTATCGTCGCCTCCGAGCCGAGGTCGCGCGCCATCGGGCAGCGGGCACTGTCATGCCGAGCCATGGTCCTCAGACCCTCGCGGACCAGCTCCCCGGCGGCGTTGTCGAGCGGATGGACGATCTGGGGGACGAGCGGGCGGAGGTTTACGGGGCAGGCGGGGCCCGGTTGCGCGGCACGGCGCCGCCGCCGACCGGACCCGCCTGTGCAGGGAGCGGCTCTGGTAAGGACGGGCTCCGGAGGAGTGTGGCCGGTGTGGCGCGGATCCACGGCAGGCGGGCCGACGGCCCGGACCCGTGCACCGGTTTCGCGGCGGGTATCTATTCGGTCGGCGGAACTCCGTCCTTCCCCGGGACAACAGTTGTCCGCGTCGGTGCCCGCGCGTTCACGGTGCGCAGCGCTGCGAACGCCACGCTCGCAGCGGATTTCGCCGAACTGTGCGGCGCCGAACTCTCCGCCGCCGACTATGTGGCCCTCGCCGCGCGGTTCGAACGCTGGATCGTCGTCGGCGTCCCCCGACTGCGCGAAGTGCCGCCGGATCAGGCGATGCGCTGGGTGAATCTGGTCGACGTCCTCTACGACGCCGACCGCACACTCACCGTCCACGCCGCCGTCCCGCTCGAGGAACTGGCGACCGGTGTCGCGCGGGTCGCGGGAGTGGCCGATCTGGGCCGGACGGTGAGTCGGCTCTATGAAATCTCACACCATCGTGACGCCCGGGCTGGATGA
- a CDS encoding NUDIX hydrolase produces MSVQHFVDVHVLLMRDRSVLLSRRRSGDEFDGLWHLPAGKLEEGESARAGAVREAFEEIGVRIDPAELRLVHTAHVVDVGRPDRLGLFFQARRWAGEPENREPGKCYELRWFPLDALPEDIIAYPAAGIRGALTGEIYSELGWPAD; encoded by the coding sequence ATGAGCGTCCAGCACTTCGTCGATGTGCACGTCCTGCTGATGCGCGATCGGTCGGTGCTGTTGAGCAGGCGGCGTAGCGGCGACGAGTTCGACGGTCTCTGGCATCTGCCCGCCGGGAAGCTGGAGGAGGGCGAGTCGGCGAGAGCCGGTGCGGTGCGGGAGGCTTTCGAGGAGATCGGTGTGCGCATCGACCCGGCCGAGTTGCGGCTGGTGCACACCGCCCATGTCGTCGACGTGGGCAGGCCCGATCGGCTCGGGCTGTTCTTCCAGGCGCGGCGCTGGGCGGGCGAGCCGGAGAATCGGGAGCCCGGCAAGTGCTACGAGCTGCGCTGGTTCCCGCTCGACGCGTTGCCGGAGGACATCATCGCCTACCCGGCCGCGGGCATCCGTGGCGCGCTCACCGGCGAGATCTATTCCGAACTCGGCTGGCCCGCTGATTGA